A single region of the Eulemur rufifrons isolate Redbay chromosome 8, OSU_ERuf_1, whole genome shotgun sequence genome encodes:
- the S100A5 gene encoding protein S100-A5: METPLEKALTTMVTTFHKYSGREGSKLTLSRKELKELIKNELCLGEMKESSIDNLMKSLDKNSDQEIDFKEYSVFLTTLCMAYNDFFLEDNK, translated from the exons ATGGAGACTCCTCTGGAGAAGGCGCTGACCACTATGGTCACTACTTTCCACAAGTATTCGGGGAGAGAGGGTAGCAAACTGACCCTGAGTAGGAAGGAACTTAAGGAACTGATCAAGAACGAGCTGTGTCTTGGGGAG ATGAAGGAGAGCAGCATCGACAACCTGATGAAGAGCCTGGACAAAAACAGCGACCAGGAGATCGACTTCAAGGAGTACTCAGTGTTCCTGACCACGCTGTGCATGGCTTACAACGACTTCTTCCTGGAGGACAACAAATGA